From a single Anaerolineae bacterium genomic region:
- a CDS encoding LysM peptidoglycan-binding domain-containing protein, which yields MKTATALMAQLGLALGILLVVGLALAAAATSEVWLPPTSPTPTFFAPRPVTFFTPVVIQPGQPTPTLSLATSTLSATGVLLPTPTPCLPPIGWVPVSVGPGESLASLAQRFRTTVELLRKANCLFGDTLPPGSLVYVPPPLPTPTAVVRRCGPPPTWIVHVVQRGENLFRLSLAYGVSVAQLQWANCLSGTLIFAGQRLFVPPVAATNTPFDWTPSPTPTATATATPSRTPTPSITPTPGPSPTATPTVPSPTATPTTPLPTATFTATPTPTFTATATATFTATATATPSPTPTPTPTFSATPTPTFTASPAP from the coding sequence GTGAAAACCGCGACCGCCCTGATGGCGCAACTGGGGCTGGCGCTGGGTATTCTTCTGGTGGTGGGCCTGGCGCTGGCGGCTGCGGCCACTTCCGAGGTGTGGCTGCCTCCTACCTCGCCGACCCCCACCTTTTTTGCCCCTCGCCCGGTGACCTTCTTCACCCCGGTGGTCATCCAGCCCGGCCAGCCCACGCCCACCCTGAGCCTCGCCACGTCCACCCTGAGCGCCACGGGCGTCCTTCTTCCCACCCCCACCCCTTGCCTGCCGCCGATCGGCTGGGTGCCGGTGAGCGTCGGCCCCGGCGAGAGCCTGGCCTCGCTGGCCCAACGCTTTCGCACCACCGTCGAGTTGCTGCGCAAGGCCAATTGTCTCTTCGGCGACACCCTCCCCCCGGGTAGCCTGGTCTATGTCCCCCCCCCCCTGCCCACGCCCACCGCTGTGGTGCGCCGTTGCGGGCCGCCCCCCACCTGGATCGTCCATGTGGTCCAGCGTGGGGAGAACCTCTTTCGGCTGAGTCTGGCCTACGGCGTCAGCGTGGCCCAGTTGCAATGGGCCAACTGCTTGAGCGGCACCCTGATCTTTGCCGGGCAACGGCTGTTCGTTCCCCCGGTGGCGGCCACGAACACGCCGTTCGACTGGACGCCCTCGCCCACGCCTACCGCCACAGCGACGGCGACGCCCAGCCGCACGCCCACCCCCAGCATCACGCCCACCCCCGGCCCTTCGCCGACCGCCACGCCTACCGTGCCCTCCCCCACGGCCACGCCCACCACGCCGCTCCCCACGGCGACCTTCACCGCCACACCCACGCCGACCTTCACCGCCACAGCGACGGCGACCTTCACCGCCACAGCGACGGCGACGCCCAGCCCCACGCCCACCCCCACGCCGACCTTCAGCGCCACCCCGACGCCGACCTTCACCGCCTCACCCGCGCCTTAG
- a CDS encoding GAF domain-containing protein: protein MDFWSHLTQLLLQPPGSLAYHLVLTFALIGALQGAFFHWQATRYPQGARLMLGLGGLLGLRVLLFLVQALAWQGVLEPTWLPALERLANVGGMVLLFWLWAFPEPSSKADVATSLLLLFLVALALFTWVMLTPDNLRWFHGSWLDRLWSGLGLVLALAGVGVLAWRRPEGSLYGGLTLLALAAGHLVHLLLIEPGATASMALRLGELAAYPFVFSLLYRYPLPAASPKGERPVPAAEAPYLMTPSPDGEVALTTPAPTQPPSAAALEALVQALRSLDPEERSERLAQAAAQYLVADLCLLMSPPFTSGLMDVVAGYDLIREQALPGHTLAVDQVPLVASASEKGKTLRLPASSTSSDLHTIARWLGLESSGPLLAVPLVARSDTPALGTLVFLSPFAQRPWTHEDEQRAKRFAQAAARVLLASVSDQSAQVGELEAEVEQLRQRLAETQTRLDKALSQREELEERLASAQDHLESLAALMDDLETLQQEVNRLEDENRELKEQLLTLNYFPEALEGEAGELSGEPTVSPTPPEDEQLRQSLRMALEEVALLKSELAFRDQQMLELERRNAVPQQALLYSSLISLVQDVRQHLSTIVGYTDLLLSESAGLLGKLQREFLERIRHAAEKVTKIVEDAANLASMDVEGQSTLEMEPVQLSEVLDAAIVEHGSLLREKRLTLRVDLPDTLPTLKVNRDALQQIVNHLLHNAALASPEEGDIFLRVEERFLPEGRFIQLAVQDSGPGIAEEDLPRVFSRIYRTGYRTIEGLGDNGVGLPLVKTLVEALGGRVWVESRLGEGATFEVLLPLEPESAPAPEETPAEQAAPYAKESPASEPAQGRGDEEAEG, encoded by the coding sequence ATGGACTTTTGGAGCCACCTGACGCAACTGCTGCTGCAGCCCCCAGGAAGCCTGGCCTACCACCTGGTGCTGACCTTCGCCCTCATTGGTGCCCTGCAGGGGGCTTTCTTCCACTGGCAGGCCACCCGTTACCCCCAGGGTGCCCGTCTGATGCTCGGCCTGGGCGGGCTGCTGGGTCTGCGGGTTCTGCTTTTCCTGGTACAGGCTCTGGCCTGGCAGGGGGTACTGGAGCCTACCTGGCTCCCCGCCCTGGAACGGTTGGCCAATGTGGGCGGGATGGTGTTGCTCTTTTGGCTCTGGGCCTTTCCCGAACCATCGTCAAAGGCCGACGTGGCGACTTCCCTGTTGCTCCTCTTCCTGGTGGCGCTGGCCCTTTTCACCTGGGTGATGTTGACCCCGGACAACCTACGCTGGTTCCATGGCTCCTGGCTGGACCGGCTTTGGAGCGGTCTGGGCCTGGTGCTGGCCCTGGCTGGGGTCGGCGTGCTCGCCTGGCGTCGACCCGAAGGCAGCCTCTACGGCGGGCTGACCCTGCTGGCGCTGGCCGCAGGGCACCTCGTCCACCTCCTTTTGATCGAACCGGGCGCGACGGCCTCGATGGCCTTGCGCCTGGGCGAACTGGCGGCTTATCCCTTCGTCTTCTCTCTGCTGTATCGCTACCCCTTGCCTGCGGCTTCGCCCAAAGGCGAGCGCCCGGTCCCAGCGGCAGAAGCGCCCTATCTGATGACGCCTTCCCCCGACGGGGAGGTCGCCCTCACGACGCCTGCGCCGACCCAGCCGCCTTCCGCTGCGGCCCTGGAAGCCCTGGTGCAGGCCCTGCGGAGCCTGGACCCGGAAGAACGCTCCGAGCGCCTTGCCCAGGCCGCAGCCCAGTACCTGGTGGCCGACCTGTGCCTGTTGATGAGTCCCCCTTTCACCTCGGGCCTGATGGATGTAGTGGCCGGGTACGACCTCATCCGCGAGCAGGCCCTGCCGGGGCACACCCTGGCCGTGGACCAGGTGCCGCTGGTGGCTTCGGCCAGCGAAAAGGGGAAGACGCTGCGCCTGCCGGCCAGCAGCACCTCGTCGGACCTGCACACCATCGCCCGCTGGTTGGGTCTGGAGAGCAGCGGGCCTTTGCTTGCCGTCCCCCTGGTGGCCAGGTCCGATACGCCGGCGCTGGGCACTCTGGTCTTTCTTTCCCCCTTTGCCCAACGCCCCTGGACCCACGAGGACGAACAGCGAGCGAAGCGCTTCGCCCAGGCGGCCGCCCGCGTGCTGCTGGCTTCCGTCTCCGACCAGAGCGCCCAGGTGGGCGAACTGGAAGCCGAGGTGGAGCAACTCAGGCAGCGGCTGGCCGAAACCCAGACCCGGTTGGACAAAGCGCTATCGCAGCGGGAGGAACTGGAGGAGCGATTGGCTTCGGCTCAGGATCACCTGGAAAGCCTGGCCGCTCTAATGGACGACCTGGAAACCCTCCAGCAGGAAGTCAACCGTCTGGAGGACGAGAACCGCGAACTGAAAGAGCAGCTGCTCACCCTGAACTACTTCCCGGAAGCCTTGGAAGGGGAAGCGGGCGAGCTCTCGGGCGAGCCGACGGTCTCCCCTACCCCGCCAGAGGACGAGCAACTCCGCCAAAGCCTGCGGATGGCGCTGGAAGAGGTGGCCCTGCTCAAGTCCGAACTGGCCTTCCGCGACCAGCAAATGCTGGAGTTGGAGCGCCGCAACGCGGTGCCCCAACAAGCCTTGCTGTACTCCTCCCTTATCAGCCTGGTCCAGGATGTGCGCCAGCACCTTTCCACCATCGTGGGCTACACCGACCTTTTGCTGAGCGAGAGCGCCGGGCTGCTGGGCAAATTGCAGCGGGAGTTCCTGGAGCGCATCCGTCACGCGGCGGAGAAGGTGACCAAAATCGTGGAGGACGCCGCGAACCTGGCCTCCATGGATGTGGAAGGGCAATCGACTTTGGAGATGGAGCCGGTGCAGTTGTCCGAGGTGCTGGACGCCGCCATCGTCGAACACGGCTCCCTGTTGCGGGAAAAGCGCCTGACCCTGCGGGTTGATTTGCCCGACACCCTCCCCACCCTCAAAGTGAACCGCGACGCCCTGCAGCAAATCGTCAATCACCTGCTGCACAACGCCGCCCTGGCTTCCCCCGAGGAGGGTGATATCTTCCTGCGCGTTGAAGAGCGTTTCCTGCCGGAAGGGCGCTTCATCCAACTGGCGGTGCAGGATTCCGGCCCGGGCATCGCCGAGGAGGATCTGCCGCGGGTGTTTTCCCGCATCTACCGCACCGGTTACCGCACCATCGAAGGCCTGGGCGACAACGGCGTGGGGCTTCCCCTGGTGAAGACCCTGGTGGAGGCCCTGGGCGGGCGCGTCTGGGTGGAAAGCCGGCTCGGTGAAGGGGCCACTTTTGAAGTGTTGTTGCCCCTGGAGCCGGAATCCGCCCCTGCGCCTGAGGAAACCCCGGCAGAGCAGGCCGCGCCCTATGCAAAAGAATCCCCGGCGTCGGAGCCCGCCCAGGGCCGTGGGGACGAGGAGGCGGAAGGGTGA